Genomic DNA from Thermoanaerobaculia bacterium:
GCTCGGCACGCTCCAGGTCGACTTCGCCAATCCCGTGAACTTCGACCTGACCTACATCGGGGAGGACGGGGGAAAGCACCGCCCGGTCGTCCTGCACCGCGCGATCCTCGGCTCGGTCGAGCGTTTCCTCGGCATTCTCATCGAGCACACGGCGGGCGACTTCCCGGTGTGGCTCGCGCCGGTCCAGGCGGTCGTGATCCCCGTGTCGGACAAGTTCGCCGATTACGCCCGGTCGGTGGCGGCGAAGCTCTCCGAAGCGGGATTCCGCGTCGAGCCGGACGCCCGGAGCGAGAAGCTCGGCGCGCGGATCCGCCACGCCGAGCTCCAGAAGATCCCGTACATGCTGATCGTCGGCGAGCGGGAGCAGGCGACGGGATCCGTCTCGCCGCGCAAGCGCAAGGCGGGCGACCTCGGGTCCTGCTCTCTCGACGAGTTTTCCGCGGCGCTCGCGGCCGAAGCCGCGCGGCGCGAATGATAGATTCCATTCGATAGGAGGTTTTCGATCGACAAAAAGAGCATTCGCATCAACGAGCAGATTCGCTGGAAGGAAGTGCGCCTGATCGGCGCCGACGGCGAGGCGCTCGGAGTCGTTCCCATGCAGGACGCGCACGACCGGGCGAAGACGGCCGGCCTCGATCTCGTCGAGATCGCGCCCACCGCCAACCCGCCGGTCTGCCGGATCATGAACTTCGGGAAGTTCATCTATCAGCAGAAGAAGAAACAGCACGATTCGAAGAAGAAACAGAAGGTCACGCAGGTCAAGGAAGTGAAGTTCCGCCCCAACATCGACGAGCACGACTACGACTTCAAGAAGGCGAGCATCCTCCGTTTCCTGGAGCATGGCGACAAGGTGAAGGCCACGGTCCAGTTCCGCGGACGCGAGATGGCGCGCCGGGAGAACGGGTTGAAGGTTCTGCGCCGCCTCGTCGAGGAGCTCAAGGGGAAGGCGATCGCCGAGTCCTCTCCGGAAGTGATGGGGAACCGGATGCACCAGATCCTCGGGCCCGTGAAGACGATCGAGAAACCGGTCAAGTCCGCCAAGGGGACCGTCCCCGCCGGAGCGGCCGAATAATCTCGCGCCGGCTTGAAGCGGCGCAGCCGCTCAACCCGGCGCACGAGTGAGGACTGAGATGCCCAAACTGAAAACCCACCGCGGAGCCGCGAAGCGGTTCAAGCAGAGCGCGTCCGGCAAGTTCAAGCGGGGGAAGGCGTACAAGAGCCACATCCTGACGAAGAAGGC
This window encodes:
- the infC gene encoding translation initiation factor IF-3 gives rise to the protein MRINEQIRWKEVRLIGADGEALGVVPMQDAHDRAKTAGLDLVEIAPTANPPVCRIMNFGKFIYQQKKKQHDSKKKQKVTQVKEVKFRPNIDEHDYDFKKASILRFLEHGDKVKATVQFRGREMARRENGLKVLRRLVEELKGKAIAESSPEVMGNRMHQILGPVKTIEKPVKSAKGTVPAGAAE
- the rpmI gene encoding 50S ribosomal protein L35; this translates as MPKLKTHRGAAKRFKQSASGKFKRGKAYKSHILTKKASGRKRDLDQATMVSKADTPGVREMLPYSK